Part of the Chloracidobacterium sp. genome is shown below.
CCGCCGCCGCCCGTTTGGATGCGCTTGCTCTACAACCAGCAAACCGCCTGCGTACGGTGCAAAATCCGTTACTGTCCCCACCAATTCGCCGTGCGCCAACTCGACACGGCAGCCGATCAGTTCGTCGTAAAAGAACTCGTCCGGCGGCGGTGTGACGCGCGCCGACAGCGGTACGCAGACCCGGTAACCCGCTAACGGCTCGACTTGACTGATGTGGTCGAGGCCGACGAACTTCAGAATAAGCTTAGTTTTGTGAAACCAAGCCGACTCAATTACCGCCGCCCGCTCAGTCCCCTGCGGTGGGCGTAGCCAGACTGCCACGCCGGGCGCAAAACGTTCCGGATAATCGCTTAGCGAAGTCGCTACCACCTCGCCGCGCAACCCACGCGGACGCCGGATGGTCGCAATCGTCACCCATGCTTCGTTGGGTTGCGGCGACGTTCCTCTCGGCGCGCTCATTCCTCTACCTCCAGCGTCACACGCCGCGCCGGGGCGCTGCCGATGGCGGACAACACGCTACGCATCGCTGTGATTGTTCGGCCATGGCGGCCAATGATTTTCCCGACATCTTGGGGTGCAACCGTCAGCCTGATTTCCAAGGTCTGCCCGCGCATTTCGGCCACCGCTGACACTGCTTCGGGGTTGTCCACCAACGCGCGCGCCATATGCTCCACCAAACGCACCGGGTCCGCCATTGCCGCCGTCCTCACTGCGTCGCTCTCGCCGCTCCGGCGAGCGCCGCTGTTACGACTTGGATGCGGCCGAAGCGGCCGCCTCAGCTTCCCGGCGCGCGCGCGCAATCAATGCCCGAACCGTGT
Proteins encoded:
- the rimM gene encoding ribosome maturation factor RimM (Essential for efficient processing of 16S rRNA) — encoded protein: MSAPRGTSPQPNEAWVTIATIRRPRGLRGEVVATSLSDYPERFAPGVAVWLRPPQGTERAAVIESAWFHKTKLILKFVGLDHISQVEPLAGYRVCVPLSARVTPPPDEFFYDELIGCRVELAHGELVGTVTDFAPYAGGLLVVEQAHPNGRRREYLIPFVRAICTEVDVVAKRIRIAPPEGLLD
- a CDS encoding KH domain-containing protein is translated as MADPVRLVEHMARALVDNPEAVSAVAEMRGQTLEIRLTVAPQDVGKIIGRHGRTITAMRSVLSAIGSAPARRVTLEVEE